The genomic segment GCAGCAGCCCGATGGCCTCCGACAGCGGTATGGTGCCCGCGCCCAGCCGGAGATGCTCGTCGCTATCTCCCCCGTTGTCGCTTAGGTGCAGGCCGATCAGACGGGGCAGCGCCTGCCGCAAAGCCGCCAGGCAGCGCCCCTCCCCCATCATATGGGCATGTCCCGTGTCGAAAACGACGCCGACACGCGGAGAGGACGTCAGCTCCGCCACCCGAAGGAGGAATTCGACGTCGGTCCCGAGCAAGCCCGGGTACGGCGGCACATTTTCCAATCCGATGGCGACCCGGGAGTCCCCGCTCGCTTCCAGCGCCCGCTTCAGCATGTCCGCCACCCGGACGGCGAGCGCTTCCCGATGTCCGGCTTCCGCCCTACCGATCGCTTCGCCTTCCGCAACCCCCGGATGCAACACGATATATCGGGCATCCAGCCGTTCCGCGACGTCCAGCGTACGCTCGAGCGCCGCAGCCGCAGCTCGCGCCTCTCCCGCTTCGTGCGCCGCCGGATTCAATCCGGTTATCGGCGCATGCAGGCTCCAGGAGATTCCCCGCGCCTTGCCCGCGTCCCGAAGCCGGGCCAGCCGTTCCGCCGGCCAATCCAGCAGCTCGCCGTGCGGGCCCTC from the Cohnella hashimotonis genome contains:
- a CDS encoding sugar phosphate isomerase/epimerase family protein; translation: MTAQFKYAVSTYALMELPLQEAVDALLEGPWNAIEVMCEGPHGELLDWPAERLARLRDAGKARGISWSLHAPITGLNPAAHEAGEARAAAAALERTLDVAERLDARYIVLHPGVAEGEAIGRAEAGHREALAVRVADMLKRALEASGDSRVAIGLENVPPYPGLLGTDVEFLLRVAELTSSPRVGVVFDTGHAHMMGEGRCLAALRQALPRLIGLHLSDNGGDSDEHLRLGAGTIPLSEAIGLLRAAGYAGAWTLEMRSLPDAVMSAAWLAERLRASDSLADVR